A stretch of the Candidatus Binataceae bacterium genome encodes the following:
- a CDS encoding CinA family protein, with protein sequence MQELIAAAAKIGAILKDRHETIAVGESSAGGLISAALLAMPGASAYFFGGAIVYTRASRRDLLAIPDAAFAGIKPGSEELALVIARGARTRLAATWGISEIGAAGPTGTSYGHPAGSCWIAVAGPLERAITVQTGLSDRYTNMVKFAAAALDLMAQCLADG encoded by the coding sequence ATGCAGGAGCTAATCGCCGCCGCCGCAAAGATTGGCGCAATACTGAAGGATCGGCACGAGACCATTGCGGTCGGCGAGTCGTCGGCGGGCGGACTGATCTCGGCGGCGTTACTCGCGATGCCCGGGGCGTCGGCCTACTTCTTCGGCGGCGCGATTGTCTACACGCGCGCGTCGCGGCGCGACCTGCTCGCGATTCCTGACGCTGCCTTTGCCGGTATCAAGCCCGGCTCCGAAGAGTTAGCGCTGGTTATCGCGCGGGGCGCGCGCACGCGACTCGCGGCAACCTGGGGCATCTCCGAGATTGGGGCGGCAGGCCCGACCGGAACCAGTTATGGTCATCCTGCCGGCTCATGCTGGATCGCAGTCGCCGGACCGCTCGAGCGGGCGATCACTGTTCAGACGGGGCTGAGCGACCGCTATACGAATATGGTGAAATTTGCGGCCGCTGCGCTGGATCTCATGGCGCAATGTCTGGCGGATGGTTGA
- a CDS encoding DUF4239 domain-containing protein, with translation MLDDWIYSNSAWLSSSVFILCGLVVSGFFVVVVTRLISAETRHIHNEFTLATVANIAVLYTVLLAFIAVAAWEDLSKASDLADREAGIVQDLYVDAGGFSDKGLTSQLQNELRDYIDAVVNREWPVQQAGSIARAASPALRNFRATLASFQPKTSGDAIVMQEMLRSLNNLYDARRSRLDAAAGHIPGAVWGVVVFLGLLTIGFMALLSMRSRWMHFALAAGLATAMVVVVALIVQLDYPFRGEISVSSEPFQQVLKDVGPG, from the coding sequence ATGCTGGACGATTGGATCTACAGTAACTCCGCTTGGTTGAGCTCGAGCGTCTTCATCCTGTGCGGGCTTGTGGTCTCGGGTTTTTTCGTGGTCGTGGTGACGCGCCTGATCAGCGCCGAAACTCGGCATATTCATAACGAGTTCACACTGGCGACAGTCGCCAACATAGCGGTGCTCTATACGGTCTTGTTGGCTTTCATCGCCGTCGCAGCGTGGGAGGATTTGTCCAAGGCGTCCGATCTCGCCGACCGCGAAGCGGGCATCGTGCAAGACCTCTACGTCGATGCTGGAGGGTTCAGCGACAAAGGGCTGACCTCACAACTCCAGAACGAATTGCGTGATTATATCGACGCCGTTGTGAATCGCGAGTGGCCGGTGCAGCAAGCCGGCAGTATTGCCAGAGCTGCGTCACCCGCTTTGCGCAACTTTCGCGCGACCCTGGCGTCGTTTCAGCCCAAGACTTCCGGCGACGCCATCGTTATGCAGGAAATGTTGCGCTCGCTGAATAACCTCTACGACGCCCGCCGGTCGCGGCTCGATGCCGCCGCCGGCCACATTCCCGGCGCGGTCTGGGGCGTGGTGGTCTTCCTTGGTCTGCTGACGATCGGGTTCATGGCGTTGCTGAGCATGCGCAGCCGCTGGATGCACTTCGCCCTGGCCGCCGGCCTGGCCACCGCGATGGTGGTCGTGGTGGCGCTAATCGTACAGCTCGACTATCCGTTCCGCGGCGAGATCAGCGTTTCGTCCGAACCTTTCCAGCAGGTGCTTAAGGACGTCGGTCCGGGTTAA
- a CDS encoding DUF4280 domain-containing protein: MISGTLLTCSFGLAPAALQVLPANRVMAGGPPAANIMDNIPIANIVPFGLCSSLANPTVASATAAALGVLTPMPCVPATVAPWTPGVPTVLIGGMPAVDTSCMLMCTWAGVITIAVPGQFTVMVP, translated from the coding sequence GTGATCAGCGGTACGTTACTCACATGCAGCTTCGGCCTGGCGCCGGCGGCGCTGCAAGTCCTGCCCGCCAACCGTGTGATGGCAGGCGGCCCGCCGGCAGCGAACATCATGGACAACATCCCGATTGCGAACATCGTGCCCTTCGGCCTCTGCTCAAGCCTGGCCAATCCGACGGTCGCCAGTGCGACGGCGGCGGCGTTGGGTGTGCTGACGCCGATGCCCTGCGTGCCCGCGACGGTCGCCCCCTGGACGCCCGGCGTTCCGACCGTGCTGATCGGGGGCATGCCCGCGGTCGACACCAGTTGCATGCTGATGTGCACCTGGGCGGGCGTGATCACGATCGCCGTGCCCGGACAGTTCACCGTGATGGTGCCGTGA
- a CDS encoding SPOR domain-containing protein: MRSAYLIVTADLLAFALGVVLTLWLTKTAPPALPTNAPLVAAIHQGPAAPMPASASGSGAAEAATAPPSTAPAPNAPMSSAPMSSAPPPTLSTAAAAAEAPPPPASDSGSAPADAPADPAASAAGPSPTSAYVLQLAAFREPANATRMKAELMRDGFAASVVPFKSNGKAWQWVQVGSFVDRSSAAEAAASLRRHTGLAALVIKPEPQ, encoded by the coding sequence GTGCGCTCGGCATATCTCATTGTCACGGCCGACCTGCTCGCCTTCGCCCTCGGCGTCGTGCTCACGCTCTGGCTGACGAAGACCGCCCCACCGGCGCTGCCTACTAACGCCCCGCTCGTCGCCGCAATACATCAGGGTCCCGCCGCGCCCATGCCGGCGTCTGCGAGCGGATCCGGCGCCGCCGAAGCCGCGACTGCGCCGCCTTCGACGGCTCCAGCCCCGAACGCTCCAATGTCATCCGCTCCAATGTCATCCGCTCCTCCGCCGACCTTGAGCACTGCTGCGGCCGCTGCCGAGGCGCCACCGCCGCCGGCATCTGACTCGGGATCAGCCCCTGCGGATGCGCCGGCTGATCCCGCTGCGTCAGCGGCAGGCCCCTCACCCACAAGCGCCTACGTCTTGCAGCTCGCGGCTTTCCGAGAGCCGGCCAACGCCACGCGGATGAAGGCGGAGCTTATGAGGGATGGCTTTGCGGCCAGCGTCGTGCCATTCAAAAGCAACGGCAAGGCGTGGCAGTGGGTTCAGGTCGGCAGCTTCGTCGATCGTAGTTCGGCCGCCGAGGCCGCGGCGTCGTTACGGCGTCATACGGGTCTCGCCGCGCTGGTGATCAAGCCTGAGCCGCAATGA
- the tssK gene encoding type VI secretion system baseplate subunit TssK, which translates to MTDARAIPEAVLWHEGMLLSPQHFQQADLRAHALRSYLIQATAPFGWGLRRLRIDTAALEAGRFSITELEAIMPDGLLVLYPVDAAVKAPALDLDLKPLLANSESQSVAVHVTVAAQSSPAERVGTGNKQRFREIVGTEIADANTGDNAIVIPRLLPNLALEGTDGPLNPPSPARLVSLPLALLRSDGQRFTKSDAYEPPRLRVEEDTLLFSCAKAIETALATKANDWAGRLRGALAEGQAGTVGDSIVTLRTIIRGLPRLSALLKTRAAHPFDVYLALCDIAGDLAVMGGELTNPNFDGYLHTDPLSAFTAVSRFINEALDKLRTPYTSEVFEHVGAGRFELTLRPVYLRDDHVLHYLRGRFVIGVRLRRSQSVEAVRQWFQAARIGALGEIDTLDLNRSAGALREEVQSAPDLGLMPQPQMLLFNVLAEPDLLSAGQALQISLPPDEAPGDGDGFGNGPSEPDQLMLFLPIPDPNSRVGNP; encoded by the coding sequence GTGACGGACGCGCGTGCGATCCCCGAGGCCGTGTTGTGGCATGAAGGCATGCTGCTCTCGCCGCAGCACTTTCAGCAGGCCGACCTGCGCGCTCACGCGCTGCGGAGCTACCTCATCCAGGCCACGGCGCCTTTCGGCTGGGGCCTCCGCCGTCTGCGAATCGATACTGCGGCGCTGGAAGCGGGGCGCTTTTCGATCACCGAACTTGAGGCGATCATGCCCGACGGCTTGCTCGTCTTGTACCCCGTCGATGCCGCGGTAAAGGCGCCCGCGCTCGATCTCGACTTGAAACCACTGCTGGCGAACTCCGAGTCGCAGTCGGTTGCGGTGCACGTGACGGTGGCGGCCCAAAGCTCGCCGGCCGAACGCGTCGGCACCGGCAATAAACAACGTTTTCGCGAAATCGTCGGCACTGAAATCGCCGACGCGAACACCGGCGATAATGCCATCGTGATTCCGCGGCTGCTGCCCAATCTGGCGCTCGAGGGGACTGACGGTCCCCTGAATCCGCCTTCGCCGGCGCGCCTGGTGAGCCTGCCGCTGGCCCTCCTGCGATCAGACGGGCAGCGCTTCACCAAAAGCGACGCTTACGAGCCGCCGCGCTTGCGCGTCGAAGAAGACACCCTGCTTTTCAGTTGCGCCAAGGCCATCGAGACCGCCCTCGCGACCAAGGCGAACGATTGGGCGGGGCGCCTGCGCGGGGCTTTGGCCGAGGGTCAGGCCGGCACGGTCGGTGACAGCATCGTCACGCTCCGCACGATCATCCGAGGCTTACCGCGGCTGTCGGCGCTGCTGAAAACGCGCGCGGCGCATCCCTTCGACGTTTACCTGGCGCTATGCGATATCGCGGGCGACCTCGCAGTCATGGGCGGCGAACTGACCAACCCAAATTTTGACGGCTATCTTCACACTGATCCGCTTTCGGCGTTCACTGCCGTCAGCCGGTTCATCAATGAGGCGCTCGACAAGCTGCGCACGCCCTACACTTCAGAAGTTTTCGAACATGTCGGAGCGGGCAGGTTTGAGCTGACACTCCGCCCGGTCTATCTGCGTGACGATCACGTGCTGCACTATCTGCGCGGCAGGTTCGTAATCGGCGTGCGGCTACGACGCAGCCAGAGCGTCGAAGCGGTTCGGCAATGGTTCCAAGCGGCCCGGATCGGGGCGCTCGGAGAGATCGACACGCTCGACCTTAATCGCTCGGCCGGCGCGCTTCGCGAGGAAGTGCAAAGCGCTCCGGATCTCGGGCTCATGCCGCAGCCCCAGATGCTCTTGTTCAATGTCCTCGCCGAGCCTGATTTGCTGTCTGCCGGACAAGCGCTGCAGATTAGCCTGCCTCCCGACGAAGCGCCGGGCGACGGTGACGGCTTCGGTAACGGTCCGAGCGAACCGGATCAGTTGATGCTCTTCCTGCCAATTCCGGATCCCAATTCCCGCGTCGGCAACCCCTGA
- a CDS encoding DotU family type IV/VI secretion system protein gives MPPTALPLEADAALRRFRQFYDELFAIKRILRDGDWMALLGHRAAAPGRLEEEVLLAVRMRLRSAIAAQGFGGAVPPGASAGVDPGYVMAAIADEALLHGVLGWPGRDGWHETPLEAVLYRSRIAGDRIFQAAEALAKPQVRDPNGVAMSILLALEMGFRGRYHAGDPHGEIPRVKERLRRVIFDNTDPSAIAFGSLIAGAAEPLTHHAPDRLPRLRPWGLAIGGVVAAYLLISWLIWRTGVSYVLNTAHSAVSAFQSLPNGP, from the coding sequence ATGCCGCCAACTGCGCTACCTCTAGAAGCCGATGCAGCGCTGCGGCGGTTCCGCCAGTTCTACGACGAACTGTTCGCGATCAAGCGCATCCTGCGCGACGGCGACTGGATGGCTCTGCTGGGCCACCGCGCCGCTGCCCCGGGGCGCCTGGAAGAAGAGGTCTTGCTGGCGGTGCGGATGCGGCTGCGCAGCGCCATCGCCGCGCAAGGGTTCGGCGGCGCGGTCCCGCCCGGCGCGTCGGCCGGCGTCGATCCGGGCTATGTCATGGCGGCAATCGCCGACGAGGCCTTGTTGCACGGCGTGCTCGGATGGCCGGGGCGCGACGGCTGGCACGAGACCCCGCTCGAGGCCGTGCTCTATCGCAGCCGCATCGCGGGCGACCGCATCTTCCAGGCGGCTGAGGCGCTGGCCAAACCGCAGGTGCGCGATCCCAACGGCGTCGCGATGAGCATCCTGCTGGCGCTCGAGATGGGGTTCCGCGGCCGCTACCACGCCGGCGACCCGCACGGCGAAATCCCGCGGGTCAAGGAACGCCTGCGCCGCGTCATATTTGACAATACCGATCCGAGCGCGATCGCCTTCGGCAGCCTGATCGCTGGGGCCGCCGAACCGCTGACCCATCATGCACCGGACCGTTTACCGCGGCTGCGCCCGTGGGGGCTGGCAATCGGCGGCGTCGTCGCCGCCTATCTTCTGATTAGCTGGCTGATCTGGCGCACCGGCGTAAGCTACGTCCTGAACACCGCCCACAGCGCGGTGAGCGCTTTCCAGTCGCTGCCCAACGGGCCTTGA